One Triticum dicoccoides isolate Atlit2015 ecotype Zavitan chromosome 5B, WEW_v2.0, whole genome shotgun sequence genomic window carries:
- the LOC119312360 gene encoding cytochrome b-c1 complex subunit 7-like: MTSMLSAFSAWFVNPRRNPLARIHMLTISNRLKNFGLRYDDLYDPYFDLDIKEALGRLPREVVDARHQRLKRAMDLSMKHQYLPDDVRALQTPFKSYLSDMLALVKKEAAERKALGALPLYERTLP; encoded by the exons ATGACGTCGATGCTGTCCGCGTTCTCGGCGTGGTTCGTGAACCCGCGCCGCAACCCGCTGGCCCGCATCCACATGCTCACCATCTCCAACCGCCTCAAGAACTTCG GCCTGAGGTACGACGATCTGTACGACCCCTACTTCGATCTGGACATCAAGGAGGCGCTCGGCAGGCTGCCCCGCGAGGTGGTCGACGCCCGCCACCAGCGCCTCAAGCGCGCCATGGACCTCTCCATGAAGCACCAGTACCTCCCCGACGACGTCCGG GCACTGCAGACACCATTCAAAAGCTATTTGAGCGACATGCTGGCTCTG GTGAAAAAGGAGGCCGCAGAGCGTAAAGCACTGGGAGCCCTTCCTCTCTACGAGAGAACCCTTCCTTGA
- the LOC119306514 gene encoding uncharacterized protein LOC119306514, with protein sequence MGWLRSLFSPLRKIMVRAHSARKYRRGMRILYKDVKSCEDEDVHVLWSILVDSHRHPAMVKLKL encoded by the exons ATGGGGTGGCTCCGCTCCCTCTTCTCCCCTCTGAGGAAGATCATGGTCCGCGCGCATTCGGCGCGCAAATACC GGAGGGGGATGAGGATCCTGTACAAGGACGTCAAGTCCTGCGAGGACGAAGACGTGCACGTCCTGTGGTCCATCCTGGTCGACTCGCACCGCCACCCGGCCATGGTGAAGCTGAAGCTCTAG